In one window of Janthinobacterium sp. 1_2014MBL_MicDiv DNA:
- a CDS encoding alpha/beta hydrolase has protein sequence MRRSTLALHLTAALLLSTSSAFHLASAAAPATAVASAATPLVIGESFSIDSRALKEKRHINVYVARAWDTPPDAPLPVLYMPDGGVAEDFLHVAGLLQVSVANGTMRPFMLVGMQNTQRRRDLTGPTDSADDRKIAAVVGGSSAYRSFIRDELMPEVKRRYRTTGETAIVGESLAGLFVVETYLLEPQLFDHYLAFDPSLWWNGGALPRQAAALLAKGAPGKRSLYLASSSEAGIAVEVQRLSDVLEKQAPAGLQWHQEKMPAETHGTIYHPAALKAFRAVFKPATPSR, from the coding sequence ATGCGCCGTTCTACCCTTGCACTGCACCTCACCGCCGCCTTGCTGCTGTCCACCAGCAGCGCTTTTCACCTTGCCAGCGCAGCCGCGCCCGCCACCGCGGTGGCCAGCGCGGCGACGCCGCTGGTCATCGGCGAAAGTTTCAGCATCGATTCCCGCGCCCTGAAGGAAAAGCGCCACATCAATGTGTACGTGGCGCGCGCCTGGGACACCCCGCCCGACGCCCCGCTGCCCGTGCTGTACATGCCCGATGGCGGCGTGGCCGAGGATTTCCTGCACGTGGCCGGCCTGCTGCAAGTGTCGGTAGCCAACGGCACGATGCGCCCCTTCATGCTGGTCGGCATGCAGAACACGCAGCGCCGGCGCGACTTGACGGGGCCGACCGACAGCGCCGACGACCGCAAGATCGCTGCCGTCGTGGGCGGTTCATCCGCCTACCGCAGCTTCATCCGCGATGAACTGATGCCGGAAGTCAAGCGCCGCTACCGCACGACGGGCGAGACGGCCATCGTCGGCGAATCGCTGGCCGGCCTGTTCGTGGTGGAAACCTATCTGCTCGAGCCGCAGCTGTTCGACCACTACCTGGCGTTCGACCCCAGCCTGTGGTGGAACGGCGGCGCCCTGCCGCGCCAGGCGGCCGCCCTGCTGGCCAAGGGCGCGCCAGGCAAGCGCAGCCTGTACCTGGCGTCCAGCAGCGAAGCGGGCATCGCCGTGGAAGTGCAGCGCCTGTCGGACGTGCTGGAGAAGCAGGCGCCTGCCGGTTTGCAATGGCACCAGGAAAAGATGCCGGCCGAAACCCATGGCACGATCTACCATCCCGCCGCCCTGAAGGCCTTCCGCGCCGTGTTCAAGCCGGCCACACCGTCCCGGTAA
- a CDS encoding DUF6138 family protein codes for MSTLQEQATEEMTQAIHAWFDERLQRTDLNSSLDRTTMQVGIFSDFLLDYKPGRTTADDIDLGYDNDDDARPRTPARLDDAQVRELIAPQLTALVQARLAPLVNTAMIDYRFTFRGKFQTAQGKLHLSLLEYVNEDKRQLLLERIHAYIDQQLTQGTQPTQALESFFLARHLLDHQLFPQLDVAWTIAQFERILALNKATPDALAEHRHHILRAITQWVENDFLPQYYDRAQSAYRATEYALKAAVALDAQAMQPLDLLLYGAVMILRHEPSYAKARGLKFLEIARELGSERAVRMLHEGSGTFSEGEIHVKNALLECRANDVFATLTISIAQEEEAAYGQALAFITHLLANGFPKSYQIKLKSRAKAYLPIKGLAKSDTHRFFANALAWPALQPQLEAYARAAIAEYEFYADTEGEKNCMPGSYATFGLGLLDARHFPLIHDYMAQVDDEHQSVQDQFTAAFVERYGVTTATIPTLVACLRRCTDNVKLKIQAEFDDVEKLACLHQQLQGLEDYLVEHMLYPIWGKLEKMAALARKADGRRKELLIALLAAASKDDA; via the coding sequence ATGAGCACATTGCAAGAGCAGGCAACAGAGGAAATGACGCAGGCGATCCATGCCTGGTTCGACGAGCGCCTGCAGCGCACCGACCTGAACTCGTCTCTCGACCGGACCACCATGCAAGTGGGCATCTTCAGCGATTTCCTGCTCGACTACAAACCAGGCCGCACGACGGCCGACGATATCGACCTGGGCTACGACAACGACGATGACGCGCGCCCGAGAACGCCGGCCCGTCTTGATGATGCGCAAGTGCGCGAGCTGATCGCGCCGCAGCTGACGGCGCTGGTGCAAGCGCGGCTGGCGCCACTGGTGAACACGGCGATGATCGACTACCGCTTCACGTTCCGCGGCAAATTCCAGACGGCGCAGGGCAAGTTGCACCTGAGCTTGCTGGAATATGTGAATGAAGACAAACGCCAACTGCTGCTTGAGCGCATCCACGCGTATATCGATCAACAGCTGACCCAGGGCACGCAGCCGACGCAAGCGCTGGAATCGTTCTTCCTCGCGCGCCACCTGCTCGACCATCAGCTATTCCCGCAACTCGACGTGGCCTGGACCATCGCGCAATTCGAACGCATCCTGGCATTGAACAAGGCCACGCCGGATGCGCTGGCCGAACACCGCCATCATATCCTGCGCGCCATCACGCAATGGGTGGAAAACGACTTCCTGCCGCAATACTACGACCGCGCCCAGTCCGCCTACCGCGCCACCGAATACGCCTTGAAAGCGGCCGTGGCACTCGATGCGCAAGCCATGCAGCCGCTCGACCTCCTGCTCTACGGCGCCGTCATGATACTGCGCCATGAACCGAGTTACGCCAAGGCCAGGGGCCTCAAATTCCTGGAAATCGCGCGCGAACTGGGCAGTGAACGGGCCGTGCGCATGCTGCACGAAGGCAGCGGCACGTTCAGCGAGGGGGAAATCCATGTCAAGAATGCGCTGCTGGAATGCCGCGCCAACGACGTGTTTGCCACGCTGACCATCAGCATTGCCCAGGAAGAGGAAGCCGCGTATGGGCAGGCGCTGGCATTCATCACGCATCTGCTGGCAAACGGTTTCCCGAAAAGCTACCAGATCAAGCTCAAATCCAGGGCCAAGGCCTACCTGCCGATCAAGGGACTGGCGAAATCCGATACGCACCGCTTCTTTGCCAACGCCCTCGCCTGGCCCGCCCTGCAGCCGCAGCTAGAAGCGTATGCGCGCGCGGCCATCGCGGAATATGAATTCTATGCCGATACGGAAGGCGAAAAGAATTGCATGCCCGGCAGCTATGCCACGTTCGGCCTGGGCCTGCTCGACGCCCGTCACTTTCCCCTGATCCACGACTACATGGCGCAGGTCGATGACGAACACCAGTCGGTGCAGGATCAGTTTACGGCGGCCTTCGTGGAGCGATATGGCGTCACGACGGCAACCATCCCGACGCTGGTGGCGTGTTTGCGGCGTTGCACGGACAACGTGAAACTCAAGATCCAGGCCGAGTTCGACGATGTGGAAAAGCTGGCCTGCCTGCACCAGCAACTGCAGGGGCTGGAAGACTATCTGGTGGAACACATGCTGTATCCGATCTGGGGCAAGCTGGAAAAAATGGCCGCCCTGGCGCGCAAGGCGGACGGACGGCGCAAGGAGCTGCTGATCGCCCTCCTGGCCGCGGCCAGCAAGGATGACGCGTGA
- a CDS encoding sensor histidine kinase, translated as MMHLFLEEKQVGTAALKPGSTGMSGATGAVLERSLAGLGTLSNRALAEVRSEAGLTLQRSIFSVSNFIAELSYRAGLQAELSRCIFVAETVDPVLRLDADKDLLLSAVGRLLQNAFKFGAPNGTVVLRAYASGERIKVEVEDNGAGLSPAAAEQLFLPFTQDGADKTGLGLSIAKRSVEANAGVLSAESVLGHGSVFIIDLPRHADAADTSCP; from the coding sequence ATGATGCATTTATTCCTAGAGGAAAAGCAGGTGGGTACGGCCGCGCTCAAGCCGGGGAGCACGGGCATGTCGGGCGCGACCGGTGCCGTGCTCGAGCGCAGCCTCGCGGGCTTGGGCACCCTGAGCAACCGTGCGCTGGCGGAAGTGCGCTCGGAGGCGGGCTTGACCTTGCAGCGTTCCATTTTTTCTGTCAGTAACTTCATCGCTGAACTCAGCTATCGGGCCGGCCTGCAAGCGGAGCTGTCGCGCTGCATCTTCGTCGCGGAAACGGTCGATCCCGTGCTGCGGCTCGATGCGGACAAGGATTTACTGCTGTCTGCCGTGGGCAGGCTGCTGCAGAATGCCTTCAAGTTTGGCGCGCCGAATGGCACGGTGGTGCTGCGCGCGTATGCGAGTGGCGAGCGGATCAAGGTCGAGGTGGAGGACAACGGCGCCGGCCTGTCGCCGGCTGCGGCAGAGCAGTTGTTTCTGCCATTCACGCAAGACGGCGCCGACAAGACGGGCCTGGGCCTGTCGATCGCCAAGCGCAGCGTGGAAGCGAATGCGGGCGTCCTGAGCGCGGAAAGCGTGCTCGGCCACGGCTCTGTCTTCATCATCGACTTGCCGCGCCATGCAGACGCTGCGGATACATCTTGCCCATGA
- a CDS encoding DUF1488 family protein, producing the protein MPYEIVKDSIALDQAGAAVTFHLGVFGVEKSCSISATALHSLDEGRGGDLLAIFDTHRLRIAQRAFAHLSRDLLVSGVTLRALDF; encoded by the coding sequence ATGCCCTATGAAATCGTCAAGGACAGCATTGCGCTCGACCAGGCTGGCGCCGCCGTCACCTTCCATCTGGGCGTCTTCGGGGTGGAAAAGAGCTGCAGCATCAGCGCGACCGCATTGCACAGCCTGGACGAGGGCCGAGGCGGCGACTTGCTGGCCATCTTCGACACCCACCGGCTGCGCATCGCCCAGCGTGCGTTCGCTCACCTGAGCAGGGATTTGCTGGTCAGCGGCGTGACCTTGCGCGCACTTGATTTCTAG
- a CDS encoding DUF3334 family protein, whose product MNPEKAVVYGTEDLLMSLCNSVVRVLNVATQSKVNYSGMVQRITKTGLKPDIGCFVMFDGGFTGLVVLNFAADTAMEIYERYMLHMGMPKSELASFYTSDEVSNIMGELMNQIVGDFTGKVRRELQTNITQNQPKMLVLNKQVMLSVDTPLDRPEMRRVTFYTEKNNIFYLELAIDRTEFIKLHDFDSKEYDADALMATEHANQASQAAAPAPAPAAPDEDDNADLLKSLGM is encoded by the coding sequence ATGAATCCAGAAAAGGCTGTTGTGTACGGTACAGAAGATTTGTTAATGAGTTTGTGTAACTCGGTAGTGCGGGTGCTCAACGTTGCAACACAAAGCAAGGTCAATTATTCCGGCATGGTGCAGCGCATCACCAAGACCGGCCTGAAACCGGACATCGGCTGTTTCGTGATGTTCGATGGCGGCTTCACGGGCCTGGTCGTGCTGAACTTCGCGGCCGACACGGCGATGGAAATCTACGAGCGCTACATGTTGCACATGGGGATGCCGAAGTCGGAGCTGGCCAGCTTCTACACGTCGGACGAAGTGTCGAACATCATGGGGGAGCTGATGAACCAGATCGTGGGCGACTTCACGGGCAAGGTGCGGCGCGAGCTGCAAACCAACATCACCCAGAACCAGCCGAAGATGCTGGTGCTGAACAAGCAGGTGATGCTCAGCGTCGATACGCCGCTGGACCGCCCGGAAATGCGTCGCGTGACGTTCTATACAGAAAAGAACAACATTTTCTATCTGGAACTGGCAATCGACCGCACCGAGTTCATCAAGCTGCACGATTTCGATTCCAAGGAATACGACGCCGACGCCTTGATGGCTACCGAGCATGCCAACCAGGCCAGCCAGGCCGCCGCGCCGGCGCCCGCGCCAGCCGCGCCGGACGAGGATGACAACGCCGACCTGCTCAAGTCCCTGGGCATGTAA
- a CDS encoding GNAT family N-acetyltransferase, with protein MPSYTISVSAAIDAEVEQVILDGLNAYNDAITGYSDRQALSVVVRDRETRQVLGGAMGRTSLGLLFLDLFYLPAALRGLGLGSQVLAQFEAEGRRRGCASAVLYTISFQAPEFYERRGWRTFGEISCSPEGTSRVFMSKTLLD; from the coding sequence GTGCCGTCCTATACCATTTCCGTCAGCGCCGCGATCGACGCCGAGGTCGAGCAAGTCATTCTCGATGGCTTGAACGCCTACAACGATGCGATCACCGGCTACAGCGACAGACAGGCGCTGAGCGTGGTCGTACGCGACCGCGAGACGCGTCAGGTGCTGGGCGGCGCCATGGGCCGCACCTCGCTGGGCCTGCTTTTCCTCGATCTGTTTTATTTGCCCGCCGCCTTGCGCGGACTCGGCCTGGGCAGCCAGGTACTGGCGCAGTTCGAGGCGGAAGGACGCCGGCGCGGCTGCGCCTCGGCGGTGCTGTACACCATCAGTTTCCAGGCGCCCGAATTTTACGAACGCCGTGGCTGGCGCACCTTTGGCGAAATCAGCTGCAGTCCCGAGGGGACGAGCCGCGTGTTCATGAGCAAAACCTTACTCGATTGA
- a CDS encoding DUF2939 domain-containing protein, with the protein MKKITIAAAVAAITIAATIYASPYYALHQIKTALAERNADALAAHVDFPALRDSVKIQLEANMANSIQAVAGSDNPLAALGQSIAGAMLGKMVDAMVSPAGVVALVNNSAISPQMDAGAGAGAAADGARNKADYRAGYAGINQFVVRAKDGKTHNGALVLQRHGIWGWKLSSIELAPAVTGR; encoded by the coding sequence TTGAAAAAAATCACCATCGCCGCCGCCGTAGCCGCCATTACCATCGCCGCCACCATCTATGCCTCGCCGTATTACGCCTTGCACCAGATCAAGACCGCGCTGGCCGAACGCAATGCCGACGCGCTGGCCGCGCACGTGGACTTCCCCGCCCTGCGCGACAGCGTCAAGATCCAGCTGGAAGCGAACATGGCCAACAGCATCCAGGCAGTGGCCGGCAGCGACAACCCGCTCGCCGCGCTCGGCCAATCGATTGCCGGCGCCATGCTGGGCAAGATGGTCGACGCCATGGTCTCGCCCGCCGGCGTCGTCGCGCTCGTCAACAACAGCGCCATCAGCCCGCAGATGGATGCAGGCGCAGGGGCCGGTGCAGCAGCCGATGGCGCACGCAACAAGGCCGACTACCGGGCCGGTTATGCCGGCATCAACCAGTTCGTCGTGCGCGCGAAGGATGGCAAGACGCACAACGGCGCGCTGGTCTTGCAGCGACACGGCATCTGGGGCTGGAAACTGAGTTCGATCGAGCTGGCGCCGGCGGTTACGGGGCGGTAA